gggggtaatttcttctttcattgctcactgccttcttcccacatttttaaaaaagaaataaagccaattttctcaagtttcaaagggttatataCCAGATACTCTATTTTGCCTACCCTCCGTTCACAGGATCCAGCGGCCAGATATCAGCGGGACCTGTTCTGTCTCTGGTGATGACAGCCCCTTCCCCTGCTCGCACCCCACCCACGATGTAATAAACCCCAGTGATGATGGGTATTTTGGAGAGACGCATGACTGCATCCTGAAAGTCTTCTGCTTCCTCCAGTGTCTGTTGATTGCACACAGTTAGTAAAAGTTTCACTTCCTCaaacagtaaacattttaattatattaactTCCTCATTACTCACCTCCCTCACCAGCCAGCTGACTGGGGATCTCCGAAAAAGGAAGGCTGAAACCACATTTTTCCACCAGTTCCACCAATGTTCACTGCCTAataaacacaaaccaaaaataaagatatacCGACACACAGTTGTATGCCTTCAGGCACCAGTCAAGTTGTACTTACCGTTTATATCCATGTTCATGAAAATATggacataacataacataacataacataaagaAGATCTATACTAAGTGCACAGTttaaggtgggcacccaaggttcttgagttatggccaaaaacatgttgtataaggtcaccatgaccttggccttcgaccaccagattctaatcagtttattcttgagtccaagtggacgtttgtgccaaatttgaagaacaACTCCCTCAAACTCCCTTCTCAGATACTGTGTaaaatgagacggatgcaaggtcacattgaccttgacctttgaacaacAGAATctaccaccaaaatctaatcagctcatccgtGAGTCGACTTGAACATTTGTGCccaatttataaaaatgtttttataaacttGATTGCTTTGGAGAAGTGTGGTCTCACCTCGCTGGTCGCCAGAGACGGTAAACTTTTTAGGACTCTGTCCCGTCCACAGGGCAACATAGCCAGCAAATGAAGTTCCACTGTACGCCACCTGAATGGATGTGTCAAGTAAACAATGATGAGATGTTATCCTCAGCCATCATCATTTAAGGTCTTTTATTTTGCAACTACCAAAATTTACCAACTGATTGGTGATTctggttttaaaaacaaaatgttggtgaAACTTCAGGAGGTACAAgagttttgttttcaaattctATGAATACATACTGTACCTCTCCGTTCTTGAGGAAATTTACGTTGATAGTCAGATTCCTCAGAACAGGATGCGGATAATCAAGGTTCCTGCCATGGTACACGTGCCCATTTTTGTCCTGAGCTACGATGCTAGTGCAAAATCTAGGAATGCATAAAGTTTGTTTGCATGCATGAGAGGACTTTCACCTTCATCCTGCTTACTTGTTAGACAATGTGTGCCTCTGCATTGTACACATAAATGTGTAATTAGacttaaaaacatacatacgCTGATATTTCATAGGCAAAGTTGAGAATGATGACATCTGCGATGCTTCCTCCCATGTGTGTGGCCAGGCCGCGGATCTCCCCCGCATAAGGCTGAGGAACATACTTTTCCAAGGCCGTTACAATAGGTATAACTGCTCTATGCACCCATTTAGGAACTGTAGAGCTGATAAACATAAAACCAAGGCCGTGTTATTACGACTACTAGGAgatatgcacaaaaacacagcgCTCATTAACCCAG
This DNA window, taken from Plectropomus leopardus isolate mb chromosome 2, YSFRI_Pleo_2.0, whole genome shotgun sequence, encodes the following:
- the LOC121960955 gene encoding N-acylethanolamine-hydrolyzing acid amidase-like, with amino-acid sequence MVRAAMLLLGWLGLVVSCRAQFAPPTLNISLDEDPEVRWMPLTKVFDVEYLKKAAAEVIDSTVPKWVHRAVIPIVTALEKYVPQPYAGEIRGLATHMGGSIADVIILNFAYEISAFCTSIVAQDKNGHVYHGRNLDYPHPVLRNLTINVNFLKNGEVAYSGTSFAGYVALWTGQSPKKFTVSGDQRGSEHWWNWWKNVVSAFLFRRSPVSWLVRETLEEAEDFQDAVMRLSKIPIITGVYYIVGGVRAGEGAVITRDRTGPADIWPLDPVNGGWYRVETNFDHWLPPPARDHRREAANNALNATGQDHINMETLYQVLSLFPVCNGHTVYTTVMSAAAPEKYNTLVRPQGCSPL